A portion of the Streptococcus sp. Marseille-Q6470 genome contains these proteins:
- the pfkA gene encoding 6-phosphofructokinase: protein MKRIAVLTSGGDAPGMNAAIRAVVRQAISEGMEVFGIYDGYAGMVAGEIYPLDAASVGDIISRGGTFLHSARYPEFAKLEGQLKGIEQLKKHGIEGVVVIGGDGSYHGAMRLTEHGFPAIGLPGTIDNDIVGTDFTIGFDTAVTTAMDAIDKIRDTSSSHRRTFVVEVMGRNAGDIALWAGIATGADEIIIPEEGFKMEDIVASIKAGYEHGKKHNIIVLAEGVMSAAEFGQKLKEAGDTSDLRVTELGHIQRGGSPTARDRVLASRMGAHAVKLLKQGIGGVAVGIRNEKMVENPILGTAEEGALFSLTADGKIVVNNPHKADLELAKLNKSLS from the coding sequence ATGAAACGTATTGCTGTTTTGACTAGTGGTGGGGACGCCCCCGGTATGAATGCTGCCATTCGTGCAGTTGTTCGTCAAGCAATCTCAGAAGGAATGGAAGTTTTTGGTATCTATGATGGATATGCTGGTATGGTTGCTGGTGAAATTTATCCACTTGATGCTGCTTCAGTAGGAGACATCATTTCACGTGGTGGTACTTTCCTTCACTCTGCTCGTTACCCTGAGTTTGCGAAACTCGAAGGTCAACTTAAAGGGATTGAGCAATTGAAAAAACACGGTATCGAAGGTGTCGTAGTTATTGGTGGTGATGGTTCTTATCATGGAGCTATGCGCTTGACTGAGCATGGATTCCCTGCTATTGGACTTCCTGGAACAATCGATAACGATATCGTAGGTACTGACTTTACAATCGGATTTGATACTGCAGTAACAACTGCTATGGATGCAATCGATAAGATTCGTGATACATCATCAAGTCACCGTCGTACTTTTGTTGTTGAAGTAATGGGACGTAACGCTGGTGATATTGCTCTTTGGGCAGGTATCGCAACAGGTGCTGACGAAATCATCATTCCTGAAGAAGGCTTCAAGATGGAAGACATCGTAGCAAGTATCAAAGCTGGATATGAACACGGTAAAAAACACAACATTATCGTTTTAGCAGAAGGTGTTATGTCAGCGGCTGAATTTGGTCAAAAACTAAAAGAAGCTGGAGATACAAGCGACCTTCGTGTAACCGAACTTGGTCATATCCAACGTGGTGGCTCACCAACTGCTCGTGACCGTGTATTGGCTTCACGCATGGGTGCACACGCTGTTAAACTCCTTAAGCAAGGAATCGGTGGTGTCGCTGTGGGTATCCGAAACGAAAAAATGGTTGAAAATCCAATTCTTGGTACAGCAGAAGAGGGAGCTTTGTTTAGCCTAACAGCTGACGGTAAGATTGTTGTCAACAATCCTCACAAGGCTGACTTAGAACTAGCCAAATTGAATAAGAGCTTGTCCTAA
- a CDS encoding tRNA (adenine(22)-N(1))-methyltransferase TrmK, giving the protein MISKRLETVASFVPQGAVLLDVGSDHAYLPIELVEKGHIERAIAGEVVVGPYQSAVKNVESHGLSDKIQVRLANGLAAFEESDQVSVITIAGMGGRLIASILEEGFDKLAHVERLILQPNNREDDLRSWLQDHGFQIIAESILEEAGKFYEILVVEAGQMNLSARDTRFGPFLSKEVSPVFVQKWQKEASKLEFALGQIPEKNQEERQVLVDKIQAIKEVLHASK; this is encoded by the coding sequence ATGATTTCAAAGAGATTAGAAACGGTAGCTTCCTTTGTACCACAAGGAGCCGTTTTGCTAGATGTGGGGAGTGACCATGCTTATCTACCGATTGAATTAGTTGAAAAAGGTCACATCGAGCGTGCCATTGCAGGTGAAGTTGTAGTAGGTCCCTACCAATCTGCGGTAAAAAACGTTGAAAGTCACGGATTGTCTGATAAAATCCAGGTTCGCTTGGCTAATGGCTTGGCAGCTTTCGAAGAAAGTGATCAGGTCTCTGTTATCACTATTGCAGGAATGGGTGGTCGTTTGATCGCTTCTATTTTAGAAGAGGGATTTGACAAACTAGCTCATGTTGAGCGTTTGATTCTCCAACCCAATAATCGTGAGGACGACTTGCGTAGTTGGCTACAAGACCACGGTTTTCAAATTATCGCAGAAAGCATCCTAGAAGAAGCTGGCAAATTTTATGAGATTCTAGTAGTGGAAGCGGGACAAATGAACTTGTCAGCAAGAGACACCCGTTTTGGTCCTTTCTTATCCAAAGAAGTCAGTCCAGTATTTGTTCAGAAATGGCAAAAAGAAGCTTCTAAGCTCGAGTTTGCCCTAGGCCAAATTCCAGAAAAAAATCAGGAGGAACGTCAAGTTCTAGTAGATAAAATTCAAGCTATCAAGGAGGTGCTCCATGCAAGCAAGTGA
- a CDS encoding cation-translocating P-type ATPase: MDKNKIMGLSQSEVKDRQKQGQVNDFKASASTSTWQIVKRNVFTLFNALNFAIALALAFVQAWSNLVFFAVICFNAFSGIVTELRAKHMVDKLNLLNIEKITTIRDGQEIALDPEELVLDDVIRLSAGDQIPSDAIVLEGFAEVNEAMLTGESDLVQKEVEDLMMSGSFLVSGSVFAKVKHVGADNYAAKLMLEAKTVKPINSRIMKSLDQLAGFTGKIIIPFGIALLLEALVLKGLPLKSSVVNSSTALLGMLPKGIALLTITSLLTAVIKLGLKKVLVQEMYSVETLARVDMLCLDKTGTITQGKMQLETVLPLTQTYDKDAIAKILTSYMAHSGDKNPTAQAIRTRFVGEVAYPMISSLPFSSDRKWGAMELEGLGTVFLGAPEMLLEVEVPEAREALERGSRVLVLALSQEKLDHQKPHKPSDIQALALLEILDPIREGAAETLDYLRSQEVGLKIISGDNPVTVSSIAQKAGFADYHSYVDCSKITDEELIAMTEETAIFGRVSPHQKKLIIQTLKKAGHTTAMTGDGVNDILALREADCSIVMAEGDPATRQIANLVLLNSDFNDVPEILFEGRRVVNNIAHIAPIFLIKTIYSFLLAVICIASALLGRTEWILIFPFIPIQITMIDQFVEGFPPFVLTFERNIKPVEHNFLRKSMLRALPSALMVVFSVLFIKIFGTIQGWTAIEISTLLYYLLASIGFMSVVRACLPFTLWRVLLIVWSVGGFLGTALFPRIQKLLEISTLTAQTLPVYVVMMFIFIVIFILTSRYQMRK; the protein is encoded by the coding sequence ATGGATAAAAATAAAATTATGGGCTTAAGCCAATCAGAAGTTAAAGATCGTCAGAAACAGGGACAGGTCAATGATTTCAAAGCTTCAGCTAGTACCAGTACCTGGCAGATAGTGAAGAGAAATGTCTTTACTTTATTTAATGCTTTAAATTTTGCCATTGCCCTAGCTCTCGCCTTTGTTCAAGCTTGGAGCAACCTAGTTTTCTTTGCAGTTATCTGTTTTAATGCTTTTTCAGGAATTGTGACTGAGCTACGTGCGAAACATATGGTTGACAAACTCAACCTCTTGAATATAGAAAAGATTACGACAATTCGTGATGGACAAGAGATAGCTTTGGATCCCGAAGAACTTGTTTTAGACGATGTGATTCGTTTATCAGCAGGAGATCAGATCCCAAGTGATGCCATTGTCTTAGAAGGTTTTGCCGAAGTCAACGAAGCCATGCTAACGGGTGAAAGTGACTTGGTTCAAAAGGAAGTTGAAGACTTAATGATGTCAGGTAGCTTTCTTGTCAGTGGTTCCGTCTTTGCCAAGGTCAAACATGTGGGGGCGGACAACTACGCAGCTAAGCTCATGCTTGAAGCCAAAACGGTGAAGCCAATCAACTCACGTATCATGAAATCGCTAGACCAACTAGCTGGCTTTACTGGGAAAATCATTATTCCTTTTGGAATTGCTCTCTTGCTTGAAGCCTTGGTCTTAAAAGGTTTGCCACTGAAATCTTCTGTAGTCAATTCATCTACAGCTCTTTTGGGGATGTTGCCTAAAGGAATTGCGCTCTTGACTATCACCTCTCTCTTAACCGCTGTTATCAAGCTTGGTTTGAAGAAGGTTTTAGTACAAGAAATGTATTCTGTTGAAACCTTGGCGCGCGTGGATATGCTCTGTCTGGATAAGACAGGGACCATCACTCAAGGGAAGATGCAGCTTGAGACTGTCCTTCCTCTTACTCAAACTTACGATAAGGATGCCATTGCCAAAATACTAACTAGTTATATGGCACACAGTGGGGATAAAAATCCAACAGCTCAAGCTATCCGAACGCGTTTTGTGGGAGAGGTAGCTTATCCGATGATTTCAAGTCTTCCATTTTCTAGTGATCGAAAATGGGGAGCAATGGAATTGGAAGGTCTTGGAACTGTTTTCCTAGGAGCACCTGAAATGTTGTTAGAGGTTGAAGTTCCTGAAGCTAGAGAAGCTCTTGAACGAGGATCTCGTGTTCTGGTTCTGGCCCTCAGTCAAGAAAAACTTGACCATCAAAAACCGCATAAGCCATCTGATATTCAAGCCTTGGCTCTACTTGAGATTCTAGATCCAATCCGAGAAGGGGCTGCTGAAACTTTAGACTATCTTCGTTCTCAAGAAGTGGGATTGAAAATTATCTCTGGTGATAATCCAGTCACTGTTTCAAGTATCGCTCAAAAAGCAGGTTTTGCAGACTATCACAGCTATGTAGATTGCTCGAAGATTACCGATGAAGAATTGATAGCCATGACTGAGGAAACAGCTATTTTCGGACGTGTTTCCCCTCATCAAAAGAAACTGATTATCCAAACTCTGAAAAAAGCAGGTCATACCACTGCAATGACAGGGGATGGTGTCAATGATATTCTAGCTCTCCGTGAGGCAGATTGTTCCATTGTGATGGCTGAAGGAGACCCAGCGACTCGTCAGATTGCAAATCTGGTCCTCTTGAATTCAGATTTCAATGATGTTCCTGAGATTCTCTTTGAAGGTCGTCGTGTGGTCAATAACATTGCCCACATTGCTCCGATTTTCTTGATCAAGACCATCTATTCCTTCTTGCTAGCAGTCATCTGTATTGCCAGTGCTTTGTTGGGTCGTACTGAATGGATTTTGATTTTCCCATTCATTCCTATTCAGATTACCATGATTGACCAGTTTGTGGAAGGATTCCCACCGTTTGTATTGACTTTTGAGAGAAATATCAAACCTGTAGAACATAACTTCCTCAGAAAATCCATGCTTCGTGCTTTACCAAGCGCCTTGATGGTAGTCTTTAGCGTTTTGTTTATTAAAATTTTTGGAACCATTCAAGGCTGGACAGCCATTGAAATTTCGACACTTTTGTATTATCTATTGGCATCAATTGGTTTCATGTCTGTAGTGAGAGCTTGCTTGCCATTTACCCTTTGGCGGGTTCTCTTGATTGTTTGGTCAGTTGGGGGCTTCCTTGGAACAGCTCTATTTCCAAGAATTCAAAAACTGCTTGAAATTTCAACCCTTACGGCACAAACGCTACCTGTCTATGTCGTCATGATGTTCATTTTTATTGTGATTTTCATCCTGACAAGTCGTTATCAAATGAGAAAATAA
- a CDS encoding 1-acyl-sn-glycerol-3-phosphate acyltransferase, producing MFYTYLRGLVMLILWSINGNAHFHNTDKIPSMDENYILVAPHRTWWDPVYMAFATKPKQFVFMAKKELFANRIFGWWIRMCGAFPIDRENPSSSAIKYPINVLKKSNRSLIMFPSGSRHSNDVKGGVALIAKMAKVRIVPVTYTGPMTLKGLISRERIDMNFGNPIDISDIKKMNDEGIEMVADRIQSEFQRLDEETKEWHNNKKPNPLWWLIRIPALILAIVIGILTILFTFVASFVWNPDKKREQLQ from the coding sequence ATGTTTTATACTTATCTACGTGGGTTGGTTATGTTGATTCTATGGTCAATCAATGGAAATGCTCACTTTCACAATACTGATAAAATTCCAAGTATGGATGAGAATTATATCCTTGTTGCCCCTCATCGTACTTGGTGGGACCCCGTCTACATGGCTTTTGCAACCAAACCAAAACAATTTGTTTTTATGGCAAAAAAAGAACTCTTTGCAAATCGTATCTTTGGGTGGTGGATTCGTATGTGCGGTGCCTTCCCTATCGATCGTGAAAATCCAAGTTCTTCTGCCATCAAATATCCAATCAATGTCCTTAAAAAGAGCAATCGCTCACTGATTATGTTCCCAAGTGGTAGTCGCCATTCCAACGATGTTAAGGGTGGTGTTGCTCTGATTGCGAAAATGGCTAAGGTTCGTATTGTGCCAGTTACTTATACTGGACCTATGACTCTAAAAGGACTCATCAGCCGCGAGCGAATTGATATGAATTTTGGAAATCCTATTGATATCTCAGACATTAAAAAGATGAATGATGAGGGAATTGAGATGGTTGCAGATCGCATCCAATCTGAGTTTCAACGCCTGGATGAGGAAACAAAAGAGTGGCACAACAATAAAAAACCAAACCCACTGTGGTGGCTCATCCGTATCCCGGCCTTGATCCTCGCAATTGTAATCGGAATTCTGACAATCCTCTTTACCTTTGTTGCAAGTTTTGTTTGGAATCCAGATAAAAAGAGAGAGCAATTACAATAA
- a CDS encoding DNA polymerase III subunit alpha encodes MIAQLDTKTVYSFMESMVSIKRYVSLGKEYGYSSLGIMDEDNLYGAYYFIKECQKQGIQPLLGLEMTVYHKEEVLNLRFLALSNHGYRNLMKLSSLKMTGKKEWADFSSYLEDICVIVPYYPEVDSLDLGHDYYIGVYPDTPQLNVSHPILPLYRVNSFESEDLEALQMLKAIKENVTLREVDVQSQQGLFLPAERLEQVFLEKFPIALDNLERLVKDTSYEIDSSLKLPRFNPERPAVEELRERAIKGLEQKGLWNQVYQVRLEEELSVIHDMGFDDYFLVVWDLLRFGRSQGYYMGMGRGSAVGSLVAYALDITGIDPVAKNLIFERFLNRERYTMPDIDIDIPDIYRPEFIRYVRDRYGSIHAAQIVTYSTFGAKQAIRDVFKRYGVPEYELTAITKKIGSKDTLTTAYEGNLGFRQLIQSKIEYQKAFSIAKKIEGYPRQTSIHAAGVVISDKNLTDYIPLKYGEDMLITQYDAHGVEGNGLLKMDFLGLRNLTFAQKMQELLFETQGISLKIEDIDLEDKATLALFAAGKTKGIFQFEQPGAIRLLKRVKPQNFEEVVATTSLNRPGASDYIDNFVARKHGKEKVTVLDPVLEDILAPTYGIMLYQEQVMQVAQRYAGFSLGKADILRRAMGKKNAAEMHRMEESFIQGALEKGYGKEQAQEVFAVMEKFAGYGFNRSHAYAYAALAFQLAYFKTHYPSIFYQVMLNYASGDYIFDALEMGFELAPLSINTIPFQDKLADKTIHLGLKSIKGMPRDFAYWIIENRPFSSVEDFITRLPKNYQKESLLNPLVEVGLFDNFEKNRQKILTNLLTLFIFVEELGSLFADSSYSWTDTEDFSNIEKFQKEQEWLGVGISQHPLISLAKNPLYPIVSLSELSEGQTATVLVEIQSIRVIRTKKGENMAFLKVSDSKTNLEVTVFSNQYRQFKNLLHEGSFYYLNGKVQARDGRLQLVLNNLKEAVSERFWIQVANHDHDSEIYHILEQYKGQIPVVIRYENEQKNVLLPGYMVTKDTSLQESLKQIVMKTIYR; translated from the coding sequence ATGATTGCCCAACTGGATACGAAAACTGTCTATAGTTTCATGGAGAGTATGGTTTCAATCAAGAGATATGTCAGCCTTGGGAAGGAATATGGCTATTCATCGCTTGGAATCATGGATGAAGACAATCTCTATGGAGCCTATTATTTCATCAAAGAGTGCCAAAAACAGGGGATCCAGCCTTTACTGGGTCTTGAGATGACAGTTTATCATAAAGAAGAAGTGCTCAATCTACGTTTTCTAGCCCTCTCAAACCATGGTTATCGAAACCTGATGAAGCTGTCGTCTTTAAAGATGACAGGTAAAAAAGAATGGGCTGATTTCTCTTCCTATCTTGAAGATATTTGTGTCATTGTTCCTTACTATCCTGAAGTTGATTCCTTGGACTTAGGGCATGACTACTATATCGGAGTGTATCCAGATACACCTCAATTGAATGTTTCTCACCCCATTCTCCCTCTTTATCGTGTTAACTCTTTCGAATCTGAGGATTTAGAAGCTCTCCAGATGCTTAAAGCGATTAAAGAGAACGTGACCTTGAGAGAGGTTGATGTTCAATCTCAACAGGGCTTGTTTTTGCCTGCAGAACGTCTTGAACAGGTTTTTCTAGAGAAGTTCCCAATCGCACTGGATAATCTTGAAAGATTGGTCAAGGATACTTCCTACGAGATTGATAGTAGTCTCAAGCTTCCACGTTTCAATCCAGAGAGACCTGCTGTTGAAGAACTTCGGGAAAGAGCTATCAAGGGCTTGGAACAGAAAGGATTATGGAATCAGGTTTATCAGGTTCGTTTAGAAGAAGAACTGTCTGTGATTCATGATATGGGATTCGATGACTATTTCTTGGTTGTTTGGGATCTCTTACGTTTTGGCCGTTCTCAAGGTTATTATATGGGGATGGGACGCGGATCCGCAGTTGGAAGTTTAGTAGCCTACGCCCTAGATATCACTGGAATTGATCCTGTAGCTAAGAATCTTATCTTTGAACGCTTCTTGAATCGTGAACGCTACACCATGCCAGATATCGATATTGATATTCCAGATATCTATCGTCCAGAGTTTATTCGCTATGTTCGTGATCGTTATGGTAGTATCCATGCTGCGCAGATTGTCACTTACTCGACCTTTGGAGCCAAGCAAGCCATCCGAGATGTCTTCAAACGTTATGGCGTGCCTGAGTATGAGTTGACAGCTATTACAAAAAAAATAGGTTCTAAAGATACTCTAACGACAGCCTATGAAGGGAATCTAGGTTTTAGACAACTCATTCAAAGTAAGATTGAGTACCAAAAGGCCTTCTCTATTGCTAAAAAGATAGAAGGCTATCCACGACAAACTTCTATCCATGCTGCTGGAGTCGTTATTAGTGACAAAAATCTAACAGATTACATTCCTCTCAAGTATGGGGAAGATATGCTCATTACCCAGTATGATGCTCATGGCGTTGAAGGAAATGGCCTGCTCAAGATGGATTTCTTGGGTCTACGCAACTTAACCTTTGCTCAAAAAATGCAAGAGCTCTTATTTGAAACTCAAGGGATTTCACTAAAAATTGAGGATATTGATCTTGAGGATAAGGCAACCTTAGCCCTCTTCGCAGCTGGTAAGACCAAGGGGATCTTTCAGTTTGAGCAGCCTGGAGCTATACGCTTATTGAAACGAGTGAAGCCACAAAATTTTGAAGAAGTAGTGGCGACGACCTCCTTGAACCGACCAGGTGCGAGCGATTATATCGATAACTTTGTAGCCAGAAAACACGGCAAAGAAAAAGTGACAGTTCTTGACCCAGTCTTAGAAGATATCTTAGCCCCAACTTATGGTATCATGCTTTATCAAGAACAGGTGATGCAGGTAGCTCAGCGTTATGCTGGCTTTAGCCTTGGGAAAGCCGATATTTTGCGTCGTGCCATGGGGAAAAAGAATGCTGCAGAGATGCATCGGATGGAGGAGAGTTTTATCCAAGGTGCACTCGAAAAAGGGTATGGAAAAGAACAGGCTCAAGAAGTCTTTGCTGTCATGGAGAAATTTGCTGGTTATGGTTTTAACCGTTCGCATGCTTATGCTTATGCAGCTTTAGCTTTTCAGCTTGCTTATTTCAAAACACATTACCCATCAATTTTCTACCAAGTGATGTTGAACTATGCGAGTGGAGATTATATTTTCGATGCGCTTGAAATGGGCTTTGAATTAGCCCCGCTTTCTATCAATACGATTCCATTTCAAGATAAGTTAGCAGATAAGACAATTCATTTAGGTCTTAAGAGCATTAAGGGAATGCCTCGTGATTTTGCCTATTGGATTATAGAGAATCGTCCATTTTCTAGTGTTGAAGATTTTATCACCCGATTGCCCAAAAATTATCAAAAGGAGAGTTTATTAAATCCTCTGGTAGAAGTTGGTTTGTTTGATAACTTTGAGAAAAATCGTCAAAAAATCTTAACCAACCTACTAACTCTATTTATCTTTGTAGAAGAGTTAGGTAGCCTCTTTGCAGATTCTAGCTATAGTTGGACAGATACAGAGGATTTTTCAAATATTGAGAAATTTCAAAAAGAGCAGGAATGGTTAGGAGTTGGAATCAGCCAACACCCATTGATATCCCTAGCAAAGAATCCTTTGTATCCAATTGTGAGTCTATCTGAACTTTCCGAAGGTCAGACAGCTACAGTGCTCGTTGAGATACAATCCATTCGTGTGATCCGAACTAAAAAAGGTGAAAACATGGCCTTTTTGAAAGTCAGTGATAGTAAAACAAATCTGGAGGTTACTGTTTTTTCGAATCAGTATCGCCAATTTAAAAATCTCTTACACGAAGGTAGTTTCTATTATCTAAACGGAAAAGTTCAGGCTAGGGACGGACGTCTTCAATTAGTTTTGAATAATCTAAAAGAGGCAGTGAGTGAACGTTTTTGGATTCAAGTTGCCAATCATGATCACGACTCTGAAATTTATCATATTTTAGAACAATATAAGGGACAAATCCCTGTTGTCATTCGATATGAAAATGAACAAAAAAATGTTCTTTTGCCTGGTTATATGGTTACAAAAGATACGAGCTTACAAGAATCTTTAAAACAAATTGTCATGAAAACGATTTATCGTTAA
- the pyk gene encoding pyruvate kinase, protein MNKRVKIVATLGPAVEIRGGKKFGEDGYWGEKLDVEASAKNIAQLIEAGANTFRFNFSHGDHQEQGERMATVKLAEKLAGKKVGFLLDTKGPEIRTELFEGEAKEYSYKTGETIRVATKQGIKSTRDVIALNVAGALDIFDDVEVGHQVLVDDGKLGLRVVEKDAANREFVVKVENDGIIAKQKGVNIPNTKIPFPALAERDNDDIRFGLEQGINFIAISFVRTAKDVNEVRAICEETGNGHVQLFAKIENQQGIDNLDEIIEAADGIMIARGDMGIEVPFEMVPVYQKMIITKVNAAGKVVITATNMLETMTEKPRATRSEVSDVFNAVIDGTDATMLSGESANGKYPLESVRTMATIDKNAQTLLNEYGRLNSDSFERNSKTEVMASAVKDATNSMDIKLVVTLTKTGHTARLISKYRPNADILALTFDELTERGLMLNWGVIPMLTEAPSSTDDMFEIAERKAVEAGLVQSGDDIVIVAGVPLGEAVRTNTMRIRTVR, encoded by the coding sequence ATGAACAAACGTGTAAAAATCGTTGCAACTTTAGGTCCTGCGGTTGAAATCCGCGGTGGTAAAAAATTCGGTGAAGACGGATATTGGGGTGAAAAGCTTGATGTTGAAGCATCAGCAAAAAACATTGCTCAATTGATTGAAGCAGGAGCTAACACTTTCCGTTTCAACTTCTCACACGGTGACCACCAAGAACAAGGTGAACGTATGGCAACTGTAAAACTTGCTGAAAAACTTGCAGGTAAAAAAGTTGGTTTCCTTCTTGATACAAAGGGACCAGAAATTCGTACTGAATTGTTTGAAGGTGAAGCTAAAGAATATTCATACAAAACTGGTGAAACAATCCGTGTTGCAACTAAACAAGGTATCAAATCAACTCGTGATGTCATTGCATTGAACGTAGCTGGTGCACTTGATATTTTTGATGATGTTGAAGTTGGTCATCAAGTATTGGTTGATGATGGTAAGCTTGGTCTTCGCGTTGTTGAAAAAGATGCTGCTAACCGTGAATTTGTTGTTAAAGTTGAAAACGATGGTATCATTGCTAAACAAAAAGGTGTTAATATCCCTAACACTAAAATTCCTTTCCCAGCCCTTGCTGAACGCGATAACGATGATATTCGTTTTGGTCTTGAACAAGGTATCAACTTCATCGCGATCTCATTCGTACGTACTGCTAAAGACGTGAACGAAGTTCGTGCAATCTGTGAAGAAACTGGTAACGGTCACGTTCAATTGTTCGCTAAAATCGAAAACCAACAAGGTATCGATAACTTGGATGAAATCATTGAAGCTGCTGACGGTATCATGATCGCTCGTGGTGACATGGGTATCGAAGTACCATTCGAAATGGTTCCAGTTTACCAAAAAATGATCATCACAAAAGTGAATGCTGCTGGTAAAGTTGTTATCACTGCAACAAACATGCTTGAAACAATGACTGAAAAACCACGTGCAACTCGTTCAGAAGTATCAGACGTATTTAACGCTGTTATCGACGGAACTGACGCGACTATGCTTTCAGGTGAGTCAGCAAACGGTAAATACCCACTTGAGTCTGTCCGTACAATGGCAACAATCGACAAGAACGCTCAAACTCTTCTTAATGAATACGGACGTTTGAACTCAGATTCATTTGAACGTAACTCTAAAACAGAAGTTATGGCTTCAGCAGTTAAAGACGCTACAAACTCAATGGATATTAAATTGGTTGTAACGTTGACTAAGACTGGTCATACAGCACGTTTGATCTCTAAATACCGTCCAAATGCTGACATCTTGGCATTGACATTTGACGAATTGACAGAACGTGGTTTGATGTTGAACTGGGGTGTTATCCCAATGTTGACAGAAGCTCCATCATCAACTGATGACATGTTTGAAATTGCTGAACGTAAAGCAGTTGAAGCAGGCCTTGTACAATCTGGTGACGACATCGTTATCGTTGCAGGTGTGCCACTTGGAGAAGCAGTTCGTACTAACACAATGCGTATCCGCACAGTACGTTAA
- a CDS encoding Nif3-like dinuclear metal center hexameric protein, which yields MQASEVIKRYEIFCPQKFSMEGDNRGLQIGTLDKDIQKVMVALDIREETVAEAIENDVDLIIVKHAPIFRPIKDLVADRPQNQIYIDLIKHDIAVYVSHTNIDIVENGLNDWFCQMLGIEDTTYLQETGPERGIGRIGNIQSQTFEEFAKVVKEVFALDSLRMVYYQDSDLRKQISRVAICGGSGQSFYPDALAKGADVYITGDIYYHTAQDMLSDGLLALDPGHYIEVLFIEKIATLLNEWKKENAWSLEVIASQASTNPFHHI from the coding sequence ATGCAAGCAAGTGAAGTGATTAAACGTTATGAAATTTTTTGTCCCCAAAAATTTTCTATGGAGGGTGATAATCGTGGTCTGCAGATTGGAACTTTGGACAAGGATATCCAAAAAGTTATGGTTGCCCTTGATATTCGTGAAGAAACAGTGGCTGAAGCTATTGAAAATGATGTTGATTTGATTATCGTTAAGCACGCGCCAATTTTCCGCCCAATCAAGGACTTGGTAGCCGATCGACCTCAAAATCAGATTTATATCGATCTCATCAAGCATGATATAGCAGTCTACGTTAGTCATACTAATATTGATATTGTTGAGAATGGTCTTAATGACTGGTTCTGCCAGATGCTAGGTATTGAGGATACAACTTATTTGCAGGAAACAGGTCCTGAACGAGGGATTGGACGCATTGGTAACATCCAATCTCAAACTTTTGAAGAATTTGCTAAGGTTGTCAAAGAAGTCTTTGCTCTCGATAGTTTACGAATGGTCTATTATCAAGATAGCGATTTAAGAAAGCAAATTTCAAGGGTTGCTATTTGTGGTGGTAGTGGGCAATCTTTCTATCCTGATGCCTTAGCTAAAGGTGCTGATGTCTATATTACTGGTGATATCTACTACCACACAGCTCAGGACATGCTATCAGACGGCTTGTTGGCTCTGGATCCTGGGCATTATATTGAGGTGCTCTTTATTGAAAAAATTGCAACGCTTCTGAACGAATGGAAGAAAGAGAACGCTTGGTCGCTAGAGGTTATCGCAAGTCAAGCATCCACAAATCCATTTCATCATATCTAG